A part of Carassius carassius chromosome 4, fCarCar2.1, whole genome shotgun sequence genomic DNA contains:
- the LOC132139873 gene encoding APC membrane recruitment protein 1-like, which translates to METTTGSEVVGAIGGPQSDSVSHDTPQPQSPPSVKIRKTAFKFFGGRKSICILPSFFSGRGRSQSKASSKTGVTKSQTYDGVSRACWDNLGRGSSEVASGDFEFCTSGDPQKSQENHGKSQSLPRQRRGLRGLFSSIRRHRKNRNVEQEKREALEMSSSFHAETVPGVLSSVSDRSDNHVDSQGEELLPVVPNQTAGSEYDLPLAATECKKDVTLVPEKRRSSRVEVDKRKRAKEEENKEEEMQDERLEGLTTYQPLCAESELDRLAQQNVDMPDGEPPAVSCSSENLVFGDVSSLKSFDSLTGCGDIIADQDDVGVVESSVSAERGSQNAGKRSSCFVTYQGGGEEMATPDEMDADYLQSLWESETSNEVCYVPSDRGSDSPSLTHDQQISSIHVPSDSSPLGITETAFTPVGLLSPQSDRQESVPNSDEGYYDSTTPSMEEDSRERPHQDRLPRDSYSGDALYELFEPDDHLLSPALPPKDAHSFVGAALQGDKSPTNPLYALASSALETGSIETEEERLNKIQQALLCCELQNLRSPSKDQRLFHADCFYNDSSLSAGNGKIFLKEVINQRYPQSRSRSQAVKENVPLSMGQIQETPLFAPRAGSGFSPHVTETTRQQPQSENQSTLLPTRGCSQSQEELMVCFSQALVDFTKNTRLYCNSTESLDGSESSSPFGPSLSALPAIVTFDVVDMDNEGECEQQTELVEEEEEELASPYEPFEDDGCYLQQDAFAERTFDAYEQSLLLSNAWGIASLPRHLSLGRPCPPVPAPLALNRRSRSLDTDGLEFQTSDLYTAVTNYDLKGAAFSQHRTADCRDMVLPQQPCRVTVDSFRWGYRRGFDSSKSSQQEPKLAHVGQSTVRPSHLPLKNNGSNRNLPGASRADGDGEILFGGGNALYPCSYPPTGMQWKNRPVGFTQGVPHVRSEQLADHREIPIKNRKGQLEGGFTPVPPK; encoded by the coding sequence ATGGAGACCACCACAGGAAGTGAGGTTGTTGGTGCAATAGGGGGTCCACAGTCAGACTCTGTTTCCCATGACACCCCTCAACCTCAGTCCCCCCCTTCTGTGAAAATAAGGAAGACGGCTTTCAAGTTTTTTGGAGGTCGGAAGAGCATTTGTATATTGCCCAGCTTTTTCAGTGGCCGAGGCAGAAGTCAAAGTAAGGCTTCGTCAAAAACAGGTGTTACAAAGAGCCAAACATACGATGGGGTGAGCCGAGCATGCTGGGATAATTTGGGCAGAGGTAGCAGTGAAGTGGCCTCTGGGGACTTTGAGTTTTGCACCTCCGGTGACCCTCAGAAATCACAGGAGAATCATGGGAAGTCTCAGTCTCTACCCCGACAGCGCAGAGGTCTTCGGGGTCTTTTCAGCAGCATTCGGAGACACAGGAAAAACAGAAATGTTGAACAAGAAAAGCGGGAGGCACTCGAAATGTCTTCAAGCTTCCATGCCGAAACAGTGCCTGGTGTCCTGTCGAGCGTCAGTGACCGTAGTGATAACCATGTAGACAGTCAGGGTGAAGAGTTGTTGCCAGTTGTGCCTAATCAAACCGCAGGCAGTGAGTATGATCTGCCATTGGCTGCCACTGAATGTAAGAAAGATGTAACGCTAGTGCCTGAGAAAAGGAGGAGCAGCAGAGTGGAGGTGGACAAGAGGAAGAGAGCAAAAGAAGAGGAGAATAAGGAGGAAGAGATGCAAGATGAGAGACTGGAAGGACTGACGACATATCAGCCCTTGTGTGCCGAGTCAGAACTGGACCGCTTGGCTCAGCAGAATGTGGACATGCCCGATGGGGAGCCTCCTGCTGTATCCTGCTCCTCTGAAAACTTAGTCTTTGGGGATGTTTCATCATTGAAAAGCTTTGATTCCCTGACAGGTTGCGGAGACATCATTGCAGACCAGGATGATGTCGGTGTCGTTGAGAGCTCAGTGTCTGCCGAGAGAGGCAGCCAAAATGCAGGAAAACGGAGCTCGTGTTTTGTCACATATCAAGGTGGAGGGGAAGAGATGGCGACTCCCGATGAGATGGATGCGGATTACTTGCAGAGCTTATGGGAGTCTGAAACTAGTAATGAAGTATGCTATGTACCTTCAGACAGGGGCTCAGATAGCCCTTCACTCACTCAtgatcagcaaatcagctccatCCATGTTCCTTCCGACAGCAGCCCACTGGGAATCACAGAAACAGCCTTCACTCCTGTTGGTCTCTTAAGCCCACAGAGTGATCGACAGGAGTCGGTACCCAATAGCGATGAGGGATACTATGACTCCACCACGCCAAGTATGGAGGAGGATAGCAGAGAACGTCCACACCAGGATAGGCTTCCACGGGATAGCTACAGTGGTGATGCCCTTTATGAACTTTTTGAGCCTGACGATCACCTGCTCAGCCCTGCTCTTCCTCCCAAGGATGCCCACTCATTTGTTGGTGCAGCCCTGCAGGGTGATAAGAGTCCAACAAACCCTTTGTATGCCCTGGCATCCTCTGCCCTAGAGACAGGAAGCATAGAGACGGAGGAGGAGCGTCTGAACAAGATCCAGCAAGCCCTTCTGTGCTGTGAGCTCCAGAATCTCAGAAGCCCATCCAAAGATCAGCGTCTGTTCCATGCCGACTGCTTCTACAATGACTCGAGCCTTTCCGCAGGCAAcggtaagatttttttgaaagaagttatcAATCAGCGCTATCCCCAATCACGATCAAGATCCCAAGCTGTGAAAGAGAATGTCCCTCTCAGCATGGGCCAAATCCAGGAGACTCCATTGTTTGCACCCCGTGCCGGTTCAGGTTTTAGTCCACATGTCACTGAGACAACCAGACAGCAGCCTCAATCTGAGAATCAGAGCACATTACTACCCACCAGAGGCTGTAGCCAATCCCAAGAAGAGCTGATGGTCTGTTTCTCCCAAGCGCTTGTAGATTTCACAAAGAACACCCGGCTTTACTGCAACTCAACTGAGAGTCTTGATGGCTCAGAGTCGAGTTCTCCTTTTGGACCAAGTCTGAGCGCCTTGCCTGCCATTGTCACATTTGATGTGGTCGACATGGACAACGAAGGTGAATGTGAGCAGCAGACTGAGCTTgtcgaggaggaggaggaagagttgGCATCTCCTTACGAACCCTTCGAAGATGATGGATGTTACCTTCAGCAAGACGCCTTTGCTGAGCGTACTTTCGATGCCTACGAACAAAGTCTGTTGCTAAGTAATGCTTGGGGCATCGCAAGCCTTCCTCGCCACCTCAGTTTGGGTCGACCTTGTCCACCTGTCCCTGCCCCATTAGCACTAAATCGTCGCAGTCGCTCTCTTGACACGGACGGTCTAGAGTTTCAGACAAGTGATCTTTACACGGCTGTTACCAACTATGACTTAAAGGGGGCTGCATTTTCACAGCATAGGACTGCTGATTGTAGAGATATGGTTTTACCACAACAACCCTGCAGGGTTACTGTTGATAGTTTTAGGTGGGGCTATAGGCGTGGTTTTGACTCTTCCAAATCTTCTCAGCAAGAACCAAAATTGGCACATGTGGGCCAGTCAACTGTAAGACCTTCCCATCTCCCCCTAAAGAACAACGGCAGTAATCGTAACCTCCCTGGTGCCAGTAGAGCTGATGGTGATGGGGAGATTTTGTTTGGGGGAGGCAATGCGCTTTATCCCTGCAGTTACCCCCCTACAGGCATGCAGTGGAAGAATCGACCAGTTGGGTTCACTCAGGGTGTGCCCCATGTTCGCTCTGAGCAATTGGCAGACCATCGAGAAATTCCCATAAAGAACCGGAAGGGGCAACTTGAGGGTGGCTTCACCCCTGTACCACCCAAATAA